The sequence CCATCCCTACAGTCTATGGAGAAAAAGTGGTCATGCGCTTGTTGGACCCCCAAGGCCTCCAATTGGATTTAAGCGTATTGGGTTTTGATGCGAGAGAAATGGACGTTTTCAAAAGAAATATCAGTGCCGCCAACGGAATGATTTTGGTCACAGGCCCCACAGGCTCTGGTAAAACAACCACACTTTACTCAGCTCTTTCAATTCTTAATTCATCGGACACCAATATTGTGACCATTGAGGATCCGGTGGAATATATTCTCCCCGGCATCAACCAAGTTCAAGCCAAACCCGATATTGGACTTACTTTTGCCGCTGGACTACGCGCTTTTCTTCGCCAAGACCCCGATGTGATTATGGTCGGAGAAATCAGAGACAAGGAAACAGGTGAAATTGCCGGCAATGCCGCTCTTACGGGCCATTTGGTTCTGGCCACTCTCCACACCAATGACGCACCGAGCACCGTCATTCGTTTGCTCAACATGGGTATTGAGCCAGTTCTTATCGCCGCCACCCTTCGGATGGTGATCGCTCAACGCCTTTTGCGACGTATATGCGCTAAATGTAGACAGGCCTATGAAATAACAGGTTCCGAAGCTCAAGCGCTCGGTGCCAGCTTGGCTATTGAAAGCACCTCCAAAATTACTCTCTACAAAGGATCTGGGTGTGATATTTGCAACGGCTCTGGATATAAAGGAAGAGTGGGAGTATATGAAGTGATGGAATTAAGTGAAGAGATGAAACAAATGGTGGTTCGTCGCGCCCCTCCAGTTGAAATTAGGGGTGCGGCTTCACGAACGGGAGTGGAATCTCTCCGCGATGTGGCGGTAAAAAAAATGTTGGCGGGTTTGACCACTATTGAAGAGGTCGTGAGGGTCACTGTGGCTGAATCTGAGGAAGGTTAAAACATGTTGAACATGAGTGACCTCCTCTTAATGATGGTTCAAAAAAGAGCCTCGGACCTGCACCTTACGTCAGGGACAACGCCCATGCTTCGCGTCGACGGTCAGATTATTCCAACTCCGTATGAAAAATTAACTCCTGACATCTGCCAACGATTGATTTATTCATTGCTCACTGACCAACAAAGGCAAACTTTTGAAGGAAAAAGTGAATTGGATCTTTCATTTGGGATCAAAGGAGTGGGCCGCGTTCGTATGAATGTTTTTCGGCAACGCGGCAGCGTGTGTGCCGCTCTTCGTTCTATTCCCTCCACTTTTATGACATTTCAAGAATTGGGCCTCCCAGATGTGGTTTATGAAGTAGTGACCCGGCCCCGTGGATTGGTTCTCGTCACGGGTCCCACGGGTTCGGGAAAATCCACCACGTTGGCCTCCATGATCGACTATATCAATGATAATCGTAATGGCCACATCATGACCATTGAGGATCCCATTGAGTACATTCATCACCATAAAAAATGCATTGTGAACCAACGTGAAATTGGTCAGGATACTTCCAGTTATCCTTCAGCTTTGAAATATGTACTCAGACAGGATCCGGATATTATCCTCATTGGAGAAATGCGCGACTTGGAGACCATTCAAGCCGCGATCACCATCGCTGAAACAGGTCACCTGGTGTTCGCCACACTCCACACCAATGATGCGAAATCGACCATCAACCGAATCATTGACGTTTTTCCAGCTCACCAACAACCCCAAGTACGCAATCAACTCTCCCTTGTTCTCAAGGCTGTTTTTACACAATCATTAATCCCCCACTCCAATGGAACCGGACGTGTATTGGCCACCGAAATTCTTATTATTACATCGGCAATCGAGAATTTGATTCGAGAAGGGAAAGTGGAACAGATGCCCATGTTAATGCAAACAGGGGGAAAGTTTGGTATGCAGACTTTCAATCAGGCTCTGGCGGATTTGGTTAGCAAACGGAAAATCACTCAAAAACAAGCCATCGAACATTCATCGGATCCAGAAGAACTCATCAAACTCATCAATCAGAGAATGGGTGTCGGTAAAATTTAGGAGGGTTTCATGCCAGCTTTTACGTACAAAGCCAAAATGTTGACGGGGGGAATTACCGAAGGCGTCATCCAAGCCAACGACCAAAAAGCAGCCGTGGACCAACTCCGTGGGCAAAAGTTAATGCCGCTAGAAATCGTGGAATCAACACCTTCCATTTTTGAAAAACTCAAGGTTCTTTCACCCTTCAAACCCCATGTGCAACCAAAAGAACTGGTCCTTTTTTCCCGCCAACTTTCCACCCTTGTTTCAGCTGGAGTTCCCCTGGTGCAAGGTCTTACCATCCTTGAGGAACAAGTGGAGAGTAAATTGTTCAAAAGCATCGTTCACACCATTCGTGAGGATATTGAATCAGGCCAATCGATTACCGATGCGCTCAGGAAACATCCCAATGCCTTTGAAGAACTCTACGTGTCCATGATCAAAGCCGGCGAGGTCGGCGGTATTTTGGATGTTATCTTAGACCGATTATCCGCCTATTTGGAGGCCGCAGAAAACTTAAAAGGAAAAGTTAAAGGCGCCATGATGTACCCCTTGGTGGTGAGCATCATTGCCGGAAGTGTCACACTCTTCTTGTTAATGGGGGTTATTCCAACCTTTTCCGCTATTTTCGCGAGTTTCGGTTCAGAACTTCCTGCCATCACTCAATTTCTCATTGACTTGTCGTTTGGCCTTCGAAAATTTTGGTATTTGGTCCTGGGAGCGCCCGTGGTCGGGTTCATTCTCTTAAAACAATATCGAAAGACCGAAATTGGCCAGAGAAACCTAGACGAAATTTCTTTAAAACTCCCTGTTTTTGGGATACTTCTAAAAAAAGTTGCCGTCGCGAAATTTACCCGAACCTTGGGAACTCTTATCAAGTCCGGTGTTCCCATTTTGCAAGCTCTTGAAACTGTTGCTAAAACCGCAGGAAATAAAGTCATTGAAATCGCGATTATGACCGCCAGAGAATCCGTCAAAGAAGGTGAACGAATTGCTATCCAACTCAAAAAAGCCAATATTTTTCCTCCCATGGTTATCCAAATGGTCGCGATTGGGGAAGAAACAGGGAACCTGGATACCATGCTTTCAAAAATCGCCGATTTCTATGATCAAGAAGTGGACAACGCTGTTAAAGCTCTCACTTCCATGATTGAACCAATCATTATTGTCGTGATGGGTTTGGTGATTGGATTTATTGTCATCGCAATGTTCTTGCCGATGTTCGAACTGGGCAGCTTGGCCGGAAAAGCTTAATTGTCTCCATTTGGTTAGGCATGTTTTATAGGTCAAGAAAAAATCTATGGCTTGCCCTCTATGGCGCGCTTGTCTTAACCATTGTTCCGAGCTATTTCACTGCCTATCCTCTCCCAGAATTTCTCGCGAAAGTAAAATCTTGTGGTGGAGCGTTGCTCCTTTGTCTTTTTTGTTTTTCTTTGGGAACCCTGGTTCTGGATCTCATCCAAATCGATCGGCCAACGGGGAAATCATTCATTCGAATCTGGGTGGCCCCCCTATGGATGGGGTCAGGTATTCTGGGTTTTTTGGTTTTCGTCTTGGGTTGGGCGCTCCCCGGAAAAATTTCCCTCAAATTAACTGGGCTGTTTATTTTTTTACTCCTCATCTTTTTACACCAATTAATTAACAAACGACTTCCTTTCCCCATTTTCAGCCGTACTAATTTTTCACTCACTGAGTCCTTATTTTTAATGATGGGAACCCTCGGCGCGCTTGTTTCATTTGTTTCGAGTTTTTCACCGATCACCTATTACGATTCTCTTGTTTACCACTTGGCGCTTCCGAACCAATATCTCCAGATGGGACGCATCGCCGCCCTTCCATCCAATCTTTATTCGTATTTTCCTGCCAATATCGAAATGGTGTTCCTTTTTATTCTTAGTCAATTCCCGGAGCCTGAGTATGTTATTAACCTCTGGGGTTGGACCTTGTCTTTAAACTTATCGCTGGGACTTTCTGCTTGGGCCTATGATTGGGGGGGGAAACGTCCGGCTATTTTCGCTTTCTTCCTTTGGTGGACCATGCCCGCGATTTTACTTCTTTCGGTGGGTGCCTACGTTGATTTGCCTTTGGCTGGGTTCACCTTCCTCGCCTTCTGGATGTTTTGCCAAGCCGCGAGCAAGAACTGGTCCACAAATATTATTTTCTACTCAGGTTTTTTTGGTGGATTGGCGCTAGCGACGAAGTATACAGGAGGATTAACACCTCTTCTTTTGTCAACGGCCCTTGTCTACTCGAATATGAAGAGGGGAAAAAATCCAGCCGTCCCCATTTTTATCTTTTGGGCAGGTGTCATGATTCCCTCCTGTGGATGGTTTATTAAAAATTACCTCTCAATCGGGAACCCCATCTTCCCGTTTGCCTATTCCTGGTGGGGAGGAGGGGAGGGTTGGAGCCATGAAACTGCACAAGGGTATTTCAATCAATTGACTGAATATGGAACCACCAGCCATCTGTTGCTTGAGATTTTCAGAGCCCCATGGAATTTATCTGTTCATGCTCTCAAATACGGAGGAGGTTTCGATGTATTGGGCGATTTTGGTTGGCCTCTTTTAATCTTTCTAGCCCCTTTGGTTTTTATTTTTTCGTGGCGCAAACCGATAATGAAAGGAATGATTTGTTTTGTTGGGGCATCATTTATTTTTTGGCTGGCTTCCAAACCGGTTTTTCGTTTTTTGATTCCTATTCTTCCTTTTTTTATCCTATTGAGTTCCGAGGCCCTTACGGGTCTTCTTAATTTAAAAATTCCAGGAAAAATAATTAGTCTGCTTATTGCAATTCCTTTTCTTTTTTCTAACTTTTTTCTCTTTTTCCTTATTTCAAATACACTCCAAACCTTTCGAGTCCCGCTTGGACTCGAGTCTCGCAATGATTTTCTACACAGGGTATTTCCCTTTTACTCGGTTTACAATTACGCAAATCTCACGCTACAAGCCAATGACAAGTTAATCCTTCTTGGTGAACAGCGAACCTACCACCTAAAAGTCCCTTTTATATCTTCAAACCTCTTTTCGCTCTCTTCCATCACAAAGGTTTGCAATGATTCTATTTCGTCAAATGAAATGCAGCGCTTTCTTCAGAAAAACGGAATAACCCATTTATTAATTAATGAACCAGAAATAGAGAGATTGGGCGGGTTATCGAAGTTTGGTTTCAACGAAAACGGAAGGGCAATCCTAAGGAGTTTCATCACACAAAACACTCAAACCCTCTTCGAGAATCACCGCGTTAAATTGGCACAAATCAAACAATGATTGACTTTCTAACAAGCCACACCTATACTCATATTTACATGACCTGCTGACGAGCAGATCATGATTCAAAAGGAGGAAAGAATGAAGAAAATGCAAAAAGCAAAAGGGTTCACACTCATCGAACTTATGATCGTTGTCGCTATTATAGGTATCTTGGCCGCCGTGGCCATTCCTAAGTTCGCTGATCTCGTGACCAAATCCAAAGAAGCGAGTGTGAAAGGAAATTTGGGCGCTGTCCGAAGCGCTGTAAGTATTTATTATGGTGACATGGAAGGGGAATATCCCGCTAACTTGTTCACAGGTCTTACTAATGCAAATAAATATTTACCCTCTCAGTCCGGGTTGGGAAACTTCTCTATTCCTAAAACTGGCGCAACAAACACTGGGCATGATTGTGCCAGAACGGTGGCAGCCAATGTTGATCAAGATGGAACGTTTGGCGATCAGGCTGGTGTGTACTACTCCAGCACTAATGGGGAAGCTTATGTTTCCTGTTCACACAATGACACGAAAGGAAATGTTTGGACAAGCTATTAATTAAGTAAAAAAAAAGCGCCCGCCAAGAAACCCGGCGGGCGCTTTTTTTATGTCTTTTAAATTATGGATTTTCTTCTAATTCTATTTTTAAGTTTGGAATTCGGCAGTTTTGCCAATGTGTGCATTGCCCGCTGGCCTGTTGGGAAATCAATCCTTCAGCCTATTCGCTCACATTGCCCCTGGTGTGAACACAAAATTTCCTGGTGGCAAAATATCCCTTTGGTAAGTTTTGTGATGCTGAAAGGTCGTTGTGGCCATTGTCGATCGGCCATTGCCTGGAGGTATCCGGTCACAGAAATTCTGACCCCTCTAGTATGGCTAACCGGTTTGATTGGAATTCGACATTCTCAATTAATCACTTCCATTCCCTTCTTTCTTTTGTCCGGTATATTTTTTTTTACACTGATAGTCGCCACTGCCACAGACTTGGATTGGAAAATTATTCCTGATGAATCAACCTATACTCTCATTTTCGCCTCCATCGCTTTTTCTCCTTGGAATTCCTTTTTGTTCACCACCAATCAAATGAATCTTATCCCGTTCTTTAATAGTTTGGTTTCAGGATTTCTCATCGCAATCCCCACAGGGATATTCGCATGGTTGGGAAAAAAACTTATTGGGAAAGAAACTCTTGGCGGAGGGGACCTGAAATTGCTTTTTGGTTTCGGGTGTTTTTTGGGGTGGGAAAGTGGACTCACCATATTATTGATGGCTTCGCTCATTGGAACAACGATTGTTTTGGCGTTTTTGGCTTTAAAAAAAATGAAGAGAAGCCAATATTTCCCCTTTGGCCCCTTTTTAACTCTCTCCGCCCTGATTGAATTTCATCTTCGATGTAAAAATATATCTCTCCTCGACCTTGCCCTTCACTCTAAAATTTTTTCGTTGTGACAAATTTTAGAAAATCTCTTGACATCAACTGGGTGTCCAAATAGACTTCTTTTTGTAATGACGCAGCGAAATTCACTTTCACTTTTCACGGAACGCTATGAAGCTTGACATCAAGAACCTCAAGATGCCTTCTCTTTCATTTCTGAAATCGAAAGAAACATTGGGCATTGATCTGGGCTCCACCTCCCTTAAGATCGTTCAAATCTCCAATCGAAAATTGGTTCGCTGGGCCTATAAAGAACTCAATATCAAGGATGCGGGGCCGGAAACACAAGCGCAAGACCGAATGGCGGCTCTTACAGAGTTGCTTAAGTCCTTTATGTCTGAAGAAAAAGGCGCCCCCAAAGTGGGATCGATTTCAGTCAGCGGGAACTCTGTGATTGTTCGTTATGTCAAACTCACGAAATCAACCCGAAGCGAGTTGGAAAAAACCATCCAATTTGAAGCCGAACCCTATATCCCTTTCGCCATTCCAGAAGTCAATATGGGTTTTCACATTTTGGGCGATGTGGTTGAAGATGGTCAACCCAAAATGGAAACCGTTCTGGTGGCCGCTAAAAAAGAATTGGTGGACCAAAGATTGAGTGTTTTGAATTCTGCTGGAGTTCGTCCTATTGTTGTTGATGTGGATGCCTTTGCTCTTGAAAGCGCTTATGCTCTTTCACAAGGCCCGCAAGCCAATCAGGAAACAGTTTTACTTGTGAATATTGGCGCCAATGTAACAACCATGATCATTATGGAAAACGGATCTTCCAAGGTTGTCCGGGATGTGTTCATTGCTGGAAATTCAATCAACAAATCATTGCAGAGAATTTTCGATTGCTCTTTCGAAGAGTCTGAAAAACTCAAGAGAAAGGGACAAATTCTGGTCACTCCTGATGAAAAGGAAGCCACCTTGGCTCAAGATGACCAAGATTCACTACAAATTTCCAATACCATTGTGACCGTCATGAAAGATTTGGTGGCTGAAATCCAACGATCTCTTGACTTTTTTCTTTCTCAAAATCCAGAACGCCAAGTGAACCGTATTATTCTTTGTGGAGGAGCCTGCGCGATCACAGGCTTGGATCGATATTTTTCCCATGAACTTAAAGTAAATGTTGAATTATTTGATCCCTTTATGGGGCTTTCCGGACAAAATCTTCCTGATCCGCAGCTTCGCCCCGCTTTTGCTGTGGCAGTGGGTTTGGCCACGAGAAGGGAGAAAGACATTTGATTCGGATCAATCTCCTTCCACCTGAATATGCTGAGGCCCAATCAAAAAAGGAACTTCAGGTTTTACTGGGTTCTTTGGGTGTTTTTGTTTTTGTCGTATTGATTCTATTTTGGTTCACGCAGTCACGAAAAGCAGCACGCCTTGAAAAACAAATCATTGAAGCGGAAGCTGAACTTCAAAAATTCCAAGCTATCAATTCTCAAATCGAGACCATTGAGGCCAGCAAGAAGAGATTGACATCGAAACGTGATGTCATTCGAAATCTCAATAAAAGCCGTTTAATTTACCCCGTTTTCTTTGAAGATATCCTGCCTATCATTCCCTCCGACGTTTGGGTGACCAATATTCAGATCACTGAGCAAGGAAGCGCCATGAAAGTAGTAATGACCTCCAATGCGCTATCAAATTTTGCGGTTGCCACCTGGCTCACCAATCTTCAACAATCTACGCACTTTTCAAATATTGAACTCAGTCAAATCTCCTATAGCAACAATGCCGAGCAAGGAGGCCAAACTTTGAGTTTTTCAATTACTTGCAGTTATCAACATCAGGGACCCTTCCCGCTTCAGGAGTTCAACTAAATTTATGGGAAAATTAACCAAACAACAACAAAATCTCATCGTCATGCTGGTTTTGTTTATCGGTGGCGGAGGATATGTCTATTGGAACTATATGTTGAAACCCGCTTTGCAAAATATCGCGACAAGAAAAGAAAAATACGCTGAATTGGTTTCAAAAATTGAAACGGCCGAAAGACAGGCCAGACGTCTTCCTGCTTTGCAAAATGAGTTGGCCAAGCTTGAAGCTGACCTTATTAATCTTGAGAAACAATTGCCCAAAGACAAAGATGTGCCGAACATTCTTCGAATACTCACGCGTGAAGCGATTCAAGAAGGACTTCAATTTATGCGTTTGGCTCCCAAACCTCTTAACAAGCAGGAGTTTTTTGAAATTATTCCCTTTGATCTTCAATTTACAGGAACTGTTCACGCGTTGGCACGCTTTTTGACTTCGCTGGGACAACAAGACCGCATCTTTCAGGCACAAAACATTTCGCTCACGCCGGGGGGAGGAACCCAAGGTGAACAGCAAGGAGTTGTGAATCTCAATATGAATTTGACGATTCAAACTTATTCTTATGCTGGATAAGTATGAAATGATTAACCAATTCAAATTCATCCGATATATTCTGGTAATTTTATTATTGGCATCCTGTAGTGAGAAAAAAGCAAAAGAACTTCCTAAAGCCCCGGTTGTTGAGGCGACACCTCAAGCCGTAGCGCCGGTCGAGGCTCCGAAAGAAAAACCCATCTATGTTTATTCGGGAGATAGGTTCCGAGATCCTTTTATCCCCGCTGGCCAGTCCACCAATTATCAACCGGACGCTGTATTTGATCCACAGCGGGCAACCGTGCGAGGAATCATTTTTGGAAAGGAATACCGATCTGCCGTCCTCACAATAGGTGGAAGTGGAACCTATTTTATTAAGGATGGAAAAATATTCGATGTGATGGGAAAGGGCGTTGAAGGATTTACTGCGAAAATTTTCGTAGACAAAGTTATTTTAACCAGCGAAGCTGACAATGTGTTCGAACTGAAAATCAAAGCAAATGATGAGGAGGCCAAAGCATTATGAAATTTATATACCGACCCTTACTTTCGGGACTTTTTCTCACCCAACTCATCCTCTCCCCTTTGCATGGGGATCCCGCCGCTTCTATCCCAGCTATTACCAATATCAAAGCGGAGGGGGACAGCGTTGTTTTAAGCCTCTCTCAACTTAT is a genomic window of Elusimicrobiota bacterium containing:
- the ftsA_1 gene encoding Cell division protein FtsA, producing MKLDIKNLKMPSLSFLKSKETLGIDLGSTSLKIVQISNRKLVRWAYKELNIKDAGPETQAQDRMAALTELLKSFMSEEKGAPKVGSISVSGNSVIVRYVKLTKSTRSELEKTIQFEAEPYIPFAIPEVNMGFHILGDVVEDGQPKMETVLVAAKKELVDQRLSVLNSAGVRPIVVDVDAFALESAYALSQGPQANQETVLLVNIGANVTTMIIMENGSSKVVRDVFIAGNSINKSLQRIFDCSFEESEKLKRKGQILVTPDEKEATLAQDDQDSLQISNTIVTVMKDLVAEIQRSLDFFLSQNPERQVNRIILCGGACAITGLDRYFSHELKVNVELFDPFMGLSGQNLPDPQLRPAFAVAVGLATRREKDI
- the epsF gene encoding Type II secretion system protein F, whose amino-acid sequence is MLTGGITEGVIQANDQKAAVDQLRGQKLMPLEIVESTPSIFEKLKVLSPFKPHVQPKELVLFSRQLSTLVSAGVPLVQGLTILEEQVESKLFKSIVHTIREDIESGQSITDALRKHPNAFEELYVSMIKAGEVGGILDVILDRLSAYLEAAENLKGKVKGAMMYPLVVSIIAGSVTLFLLMGVIPTFSAIFASFGSELPAITQFLIDLSFGLRKFWYLVLGAPVVGFILLKQYRKTEIGQRNLDEISLKLPVFGILLKKVAVAKFTRTLGTLIKSGVPILQALETVAKTAGNKVIEIAIMTARESVKEGERIAIQLKKANIFPPMVIQMVAIGEETGNLDTMLSKIADFYDQEVDNAVKALTSMIEPIIIVVMGLVIGFIVIAMFLPMFELGSLAGKA
- the pilT_3 gene encoding Twitching mobility protein; its protein translation is MSDLLLMMVQKRASDLHLTSGTTPMLRVDGQIIPTPYEKLTPDICQRLIYSLLTDQQRQTFEGKSELDLSFGIKGVGRVRMNVFRQRGSVCAALRSIPSTFMTFQELGLPDVVYEVVTRPRGLVLVTGPTGSGKSTTLASMIDYINDNRNGHIMTIEDPIEYIHHHKKCIVNQREIGQDTSSYPSALKYVLRQDPDIILIGEMRDLETIQAAITIAETGHLVFATLHTNDAKSTINRIIDVFPAHQQPQVRNQLSLVLKAVFTQSLIPHSNGTGRVLATEILIITSAIENLIREGKVEQMPMLMQTGGKFGMQTFNQALADLVSKRKITQKQAIEHSSDPEELIKLINQRMGVGKI
- the outO gene encoding Type 4 prepilin-like proteins leader peptide-processing enzyme yields the protein MDFLLILFLSLEFGSFANVCIARWPVGKSILQPIRSHCPWCEHKISWWQNIPLVSFVMLKGRCGHCRSAIAWRYPVTEILTPLVWLTGLIGIRHSQLITSIPFFLLSGIFFFTLIVATATDLDWKIIPDESTYTLIFASIAFSPWNSFLFTTNQMNLIPFFNSLVSGFLIAIPTGIFAWLGKKLIGKETLGGGDLKLLFGFGCFLGWESGLTILLMASLIGTTIVLAFLALKKMKRSQYFPFGPFLTLSALIEFHLRCKNISLLDLALHSKIFSL